One Glandiceps talaboti chromosome 2, keGlaTala1.1, whole genome shotgun sequence genomic region harbors:
- the LOC144446813 gene encoding GPI-N-acetylgalactosamine transferase PGAP4-like, which yields MVNSAIQRRITAFTKARAYFSSLSPIYQTKHLDENHQQQQSLKFAVGILTMHRVGSHNYPGYEPKYLTEVGSRIHQLLKRRPDNNVVVAMCNVDHHPHQHTEVVFLSKYIRRFTKYEVGHESDEERLPMNKIIYPSEQKDYLYCLDTMSKFNASYTLILQDDALLRWDFFEILEYVLKTKIENNYQRGELVRTNDFNSFATIKLHFPEKWQGFSWTESSLFELLVIGCTGGLLLAKLYWFFNRRIKPNLTLRMITFFLSVVYFVLVLLLVGRQHLLELCRLSKHLYMLKTAPDCCIPAVLYNTRKVKQIVDFLKSIECSPEYPIDIAISEFVRQTGMRQHYIVPNLVDHIGMFSTLHREPKNPEEFLNV from the coding sequence ATGGTGAACAGCGCCATCCAGCGGAGGATCACTGCTTTTACCAAAGCGAGAGCATATTTCTCATCACTGTCACCAATATACCAAACTAAACATTTAGACGAAAACCATCAGCAACAGCAGTCGTTAAAGTTTGCAGTAGGCATATTGACGATGCACCGTGTTGGAAGTCACAACTATCCGGGATACGAACCAAAATATCTAACAGAAGTGGGATCAAGAATACATCAACTTCTCAAACGTCGCCCTGACAACAATGTTGTTGTAGCTATGTGTAATGTTGACCATCACCCACACCAACATACAGAGGTAGTTTTTCTATCTAAATATATACGGAGATTTACGAAATACGAAGTTGGTCATGAAAGTGATGAAGAACGCTTGCCaatgaacaaaataatttacCCTTCAGAACAGAAGGACTATTTATACTGTTTGGACACTATGTCAAAGTTCAACGCATCTTATACACTTATATTACAGGACGATGCATTATTGAGATGGGATTTCTTTGAGATTCTTGAATACGTGCTGAAAACAAAGATAGAAAATAATTACCAAAGAGGTGAACTCGTGAGGACTAATGATTTCAACAGCTTCGCGACTATCAAGCTTCATTTCCCGGAGAAATGGCAAGGATTTTCGTGGACAGAATCGAGTCTCTTTGAATTATTAGTCATCGGATGCACTGGAGGGCTACTTTTAGCAAAGCTGTATTGGTTTTTCAACCGTAGAATTAAGCCAAACTTAACTCTACGTATGATAACATTTTTCCTATCAGTTGTGTATTTTGTCTTAGTGTTATTATTAGTTGGTCGCCAACATTTGTTGGAACTTTGTCGTTTATCAAAACATCTATATATGTTGAAAACTGCCCCAGATTGCTGTATTCCAGCTGTTTTGTACAATACCAGAAAAGTTAAACAAATCGTTGACTTTTTAAAATCGATAGAATGTTCTCCCGAATACCCAATAGACATAGCCATCTCCGAGTTTGTTAGACAGACGGGAATGAGACAACACTATATTGTTCCGAACCTAGTCGACCACATTGGTATGTTTTCCACACTTCATCGAGAGCCTAAAAATCCCGAGGAGTTTCTGAATGTTTAA
- the LOC144446824 gene encoding tRNA (32-2'-O)-methyltransferase regulator THADA-like, translating into MPEFEALLRSNLFIYSIHRKECPKSDEDKMAEFWSQYWRSHLIHALCHNTQLLRHNASHYWLPWTLKVFPSAFHLLTEVLRCNPSEASSARCLHSQISVLNAARNLNLIHGSDLTSEPICEALWHSDDDIRSDTVGLLCTSHRKSESMSELELTLLKNFFPLNMNCDSSSFRQHLYAYTKRLIVRIRDSCIAMVKQYKKTSMTDVDPPRQLQMSVEFVDWLYSLCISSLFPGSSYQRRKTSLELIIAVLEGFITENTTCQRKGQTPGAVEVLISWATEHNKWSFFSNRNASVLLHCLEDGTNEIRELSYSVLTNYFPWPLMCCENSVDSAECQILQHCYHLLCSPKAMQCESGALMCKMVCKQYTTGLGWDFNMVTTTPGNVTITKDTETTNKYCKLHFIKQLVQLLADQYHCAKRNLLKAASTSPMHGIVLALRRCLTEDTDIAAMTTGVEATEWRSLIGQILSMVETIINSMLQVLFGKNANPDTDTSPDFAEMGLAIDEVIAESLGEDSEYEESAVISTEHQLILACCWLNIKECSQLLGSFANKFSFSLESSNGLLTTEQVRTMADIFVKILTKCRHRGAIEGCSLGFIKLCSRLLSSSIQELSSIPKNILVQTFSLLESPKSGTSITRRSAGLPLIIEAITSCEPKGREKLLLKQCMERLLIAVHQPLPESAAQTMDLPQVHAFNILRSLFRSSVLGNAMLKYACDVVMVTIKGFSSPSWAVRNGCTLLYGTLVARMLGQKRVQDEHSQLNSITAQEFFVRYPKLYPFLLSQLEEASQYQKDNKLCLYPALHPVLTLLSKLGPGIQQDNTQCSLTKFIEPVMKLSSSPIYTVRVLAAAALVPLVAMKDKVETLAAILDNIPDSASMVKSHNKLHGMLLQTEKLLFSVLANIRRHEDTVNISKHLLKKIWLASEKNLCCLTKALYLDILIKFCTQVRCNDDAVHLLSTLNEIIKKSVSEVEVTPVRSIQIGDAMLSRAKVTASLKMASDENKQKEFLTEFLVCDNREIRYSSLQYVAESLRSETNTVRFLKEFLLKYITEHLTAEQDMACLHTKLELFIELSEELDLSVCEENLFSLCDVLLPLANGDRGTTLTAVAIPALACIVKQHIHHRKYRNLICELCCLVDKYSKSTNVEDLRLSVTKTLQIVGCQIITMIAQSLDEDLLPFAFRIFTSSVQLLQDEIQEVRMAAAEFTVLLPRPPCFVRYSSLHSNAGLQLLMMYFFMVFDWSDSFLDFILGYLQGNITPVQAIKDQHLTSSVHLFEQEDANIYAEHLITVQMMYTNLHKLVDKGIKERYFRDTVKSTLQSTITILKATHDEIQTSPKQGYGIHGVLGYTKPFLAVHRLILYSNLLLSVARQKVARQKGDLDEEITTLSQELQLCISMLCQIGSTAHNMKCTGESFAKFPTINE; encoded by the exons ATGCCAGAATTCGAAGCCTTGCTTAGAtcaaatttattcatatattctaTACACAGGAAAGAGTGTCCCAAATCTGATGAagacaaaatggctgagttttGGAGTCAATACTGGAGAAGTCATCTGATACATGCACTGTGTCACAATACACA ATTGTTGAGGCATAATGCATCTCATTATTGGTTGCCATGGACACTGAAGGTCTTCCCATCAGCCTTTCACTTATTGACTGAAGTACTACGATGTAATCCAAGTGAAGCATCTTCTGCTAGATGTCTACACTCTCAGATATCAGTACTGAATGCTGCCAGGAATCTTAACCTTATCCATGGATCTGACTTG ACATCTGAGCCAATCTGTGAAGCCTTGTGGCATAGTGATGATGACATCAGATCTGATACTGTAGGTTTGCTATGTACAAGTCACAGGAAATCAG AGTCAATGTCAGAGTTGGAGCTGACTCTTCTGAAGAACTTTTTTCCTCTTAACATGAACTGTGATTCATCATCATTCCGACAACATCTTTATGCATACACTAAGAGATTAATTGTCAGAATCAGAGACAGTTGTATAGCCATGGTTAAGCAGTACAAAAAGACATCAATGACAGACGTGGACCCTCCAAGACAACTTCAAATGTCTGTTG AATTTGTAGACTGGTTGTACAGTCTGTGTATATCTTCCTTATTTCCTGGATCTTCTTATCAAAGAAGGAAAACATCTTTAGAATTGATAATTGCTGTTCTTGAGGGTTTTATCACTGAAAATACTACATGTCAACGAAAAGGACAAACACCAG GTGCAGTTGAAGTTCTAATTAGTTGGGCCACTGAACACAACAAATGGTCTTTCTTTTCTAATAG AAATGCTAGTGTTCTACTACATTGCTTGGAGGATGGTACAAATGAGATACGTGAATTATCCTACTCAGTTCTAACAAACTACTTTCCATGGCCATTAATGTGCTGTGAGAATAGTGTAGACTCAGCAGAATGTCAGATATTACAACATTGCTATCACTTGCTATGTAGTCCTAAAGCCATGCAGTGTGAGAGTGGTGCATTGATGTGTAAAATGGTCTGCAAACA GTACACTACAGGACTTGGCTGGGACTTCAACATGGTGACTACCACCCCTGGTAATGTAACCATAACCAAAGATACAGAAactacaaacaaatattgtaaacttcattttataaaacaacttgTACAGCTGCTAGCTGACCAATATCACTGTGCCAAGAGAAATCTGCTGAAAGCAGCCAGTACAAGTCCAATGCATG GCATTGTATTAGCTCTAAGAAGATGTCTCACTGAAGATACAGATATTGCAGCCATGACAACAGGAGTAGAAGCTACAGAATGGCGGTCTTTGATTGGTCAAATTCTTAGCATGGTGGAAACCATCATCAACTCTATGTTACAGGTTCTCTTTGGCAAAAATGCTAACCCAGACACTG ATACATCACCAGATTTTGCTGAGATGGGATTGGCTATTGATGAGGTCATAGCTGAGTCATTAGGTGAAGATAGTGAATATGAGGAATCAGCAGTCATATCTACAGAACATCAACTTATACTGGCTTGTTGCTGGCTGAATATCAAG gaGTGCAGCCAGCTTCTTGGTAGTTTTGCAAACAAGTTTTCCTTTTCTCTTGAAAGTTCCAATGGTTTGTTGACAACTGAACAAGTTCGAACCATGGCAGacatttttgtgaaaattttgACTAAATGTAGACACAGG GGTGCCATAGAAGGTTGCAGTTTGGGTTTCATCAAGTTATGTTCAAGGTTATTGTCAAGTTCAATTCAGGAGTTATCAAGTATACCAAAAAACATACTTGTTCAG ACATTCAGTTTGTTGGAATCTCCAAAGTCAGGTACATCAATCACCAGGAGAAGTGCTGGTCTTCCACTAATAATAGAAGCTATCACATCTTGTGAACCCAAAGGAAGAGAG AAATTACTACTAAAACAGTGTATGGAAAGATTACTGATTGCAGTACACCAACCATTACCAGAAAGTGCAGCCCAAACTATGGATTTACCTCAG GTACATGCTTTCAATATTTTGAGGTCATTGTTCAGAAGTTCTGTGCTTGGAAATGCAATGCTGAAGTATGCATgtgatgttgtcatggtaaccattAAAGGCTTCTCATCTCCATCATGGGCAGTAAGAAATGGTTGCACACTGTTGTATG GTACATTGGTAGCTCGTATGCTTGGCCAGAAAAGAGTGCAAGATGAACATTCACAGTTAAACTCCATCACAGCACAGGAGTTCTTTGTACGCTATCCTAAACTCTATCCATTCCTACTGTCACAGCTTGAAGAGGCATCTCAGTACCAGAAGGACAATAAACTTTGTCTGTATCCAGCACTACATCCAGTGTTGACATTGCTTTCAAAGTTAGGTCCTGGAATTCAACAAGACAACACACAGTG CTCACTAACAAAATTCATTGAACCAGTTATGAAATTATCAAGCAGTCCCATCTATACAGTAAGGGTATTAGCAGCAGCAGCACTTGTACCATTGGTTGCTATGAAAGATAAGGTTGAAACTCTGGCAGCCATCTTGGATAACATACCTGATTCTGCTTCTATGGTCAAATCACATAACAAACTACATGGGATGTTGTTACAAACTGAAAAATTACTGTTTTCAGTGCTAGCAAACATCAG AAGACATGAAGATACTGTAAATATCTCCAAGCACCTCCTAAAGAAAATATGGCTAGCATCAGAGAAGAATTTATGCTGTTTGACCAAGGCATTGTATTTAgatattttgatcaaattttGTACTCAAGTCAGATGTAATGATGATGCTGTTCATCTTCTTAGTACCTTGAATGAAATTATCAAGAAGTCTGTCTCTGAAGTTGAAGTTACACCAGTGAGGAGTATTCag ATTGGTGATGCAATGTTGTCAAGGGCAAAGGTCACTGCTTCATTGAAGATGGCAAGTGATGAGAATAAGCAGAAAGAGTTTCTGACAGAATTCCTAGTATGTGACAATAGAGAAATCAGATACTCATCATTACAGTATGTTGCTGAAAGTTTGCGATCTGAGACCAATACTGTCAGATTTCTTAAAGAGtttttactgaaatatattACAGAACATCTGACGGCTGAACAGGACATGGCATGCTTACATACCAAATTAGAACTGTTTATTGAATTATCAGAAGAATTGGATTTATCTGTTTGTGAAGAGAACTTGTTCAGTTTATGTGATGTTCTTTTACCATTAGCCAATGGAGATAGGGGAACTACACTAACAGCTGTTGCTATTCCAGCACTAGCCTGTATTGTCAAACAACATATACACCATAGaaagtacag AAACCTTATATGTGAGTTGTGCTGTCTGGTTGACAAATATAGTAAATCTACAAATGTTGAAGACTTGAGACTCTCTGTAACTAAGACATTACAGATTGTTGGTTGTCAAATAATCACAATGATAGCTCAAAGTCTGGATGAAGATCTCCTTCCATTTGCATTCAG aATATTTACAAGTAGTGTCCAGCTTCTTCAAGATGAAATACAGGAAGTGAGAATGGCTGCAGCTGAGTTTACAGTCTTGTTACCTCGTCCACCATGTTTTGTGCGGTATTCAAGTCTTCATAGTAATGCTGGACTACAG cttTTGATGATGTATTTCTTCATGGTTTTTGACTGGTCAGATAGTTTCCTTGATTTCATACTGGGTTATCTACAGGGAAATATTACACCAGTGCAGGCCATTAAGGATCAACATCTTACAAG TTCAGTTCATTTATTTGAACAAGAAGATGCCAACATTTATGCAGAGCATTTGATAACTGTACAGATGATGtacacaaatttacat AAACTGGTTGACAAAGGCATCAAGGAGAGATATTTTAGAGACACAGTGAAGTCCACGTTACAAAGTACCATCACTATACTGAAAGCAACACATGACGAAATCCAAACATCTCCAAAGCAAG GGTATGGTATTCATGGTGTACTGGGTTACACCAAACCATTTTTGGCTGTTCATCGCCTGAtactttattcaaatttactaCTGAGTGTTGCCAGGCAAAAGGTAGCTAGACAGAAAGGTGATTTGGATGAAGAGATCACGACTTTATCACAAGAGTTACAATTATGTATAAGCATGTTATGCCAGATAGGAAGCACAGCTCATAACATGAAATGCACTGGGGAATCCTTTGCAAAATTTccaacaataaatgaatga